The Quercus lobata isolate SW786 chromosome 9, ValleyOak3.0 Primary Assembly, whole genome shotgun sequence region tgttgttgagggCTTTACCACACACACAGCTCACATACccacatagagagagagagaaagagagtcgTTTTCCGACGATCTTGCTCTGGGAGCTTCATATTCCGGTGAGAAAAATGACGGACCAGAGTTCAGAGGACTGGCTTCCAACTGGTTGGACTGTGGAAGTGAAAGTGAGGAGGAGTGGTAAAAAAGacaaggtaaaaaaaagaatgaaatttgagcataaatttgattcttttcttgttttttactGCTTATTTCTCTGATATTAAACTTATTCTCAAATGGGTATGATAGATCTTCTATATAAGTTGCTGTTTTTGACTATTTATACTAGCTTTTGTTTTATCTGATTAATTCGGAAAGTGGTGATTTTTGTGCTTTAAGATATGGTAGTTTTTAGATGGTGCTATTTTTGTGAGTGTGTGAAAAATGAATTACTGTTAATCTTATAATTGAATTAGAGATGggttttcttctcaaaaaaaagaaaaagaaaaaaagaattagagaTGGGTTAGAGCTTAATACTTAGATGTTGGGGTAATTGTTGTATACTGTACTGTCTGATTAGTATAATTTCTGGGAAATCAGTGTTTCTATCAGTGATATTTTTAGGATATGCTTTACCCAGATGCTAGATAGTACCTTAGAGAGATTGTATAAGGATATATAGGGAAATGGGGTCCAAGTGATAGCCGAGTGGTAGTGGCATCCTTTTTGGTGCTTCTTGTCTATGGTTCGAACCTCACCTTCCCCTCTTCCACTATCTACGTAccgaaacaaaaacaaaaaaaaaaaaaaggatatatagAGAATCAAAATGGAGAAACAAATTTGTGCTTTGGTGGTTTTCGCAAAGGGTTGTTTTAGGAGAAACAGTTTGAAAGAGTTCCCGATTTGCTTCATTGTTTGatctcttgtatttttatgaGGAATTCTATGAGGTTCTAGGCAACGAAAAAATTTCCTTATGAGGTAAAATTAACATATTTTCAGTCGTTATGTGATCCTTAGAGGGGAGCTGTTTTTATTAATGGTCAAATGCAATTAACTGGGTTGCTTGCAGTGGGAAACATGATATTGAATGCCCTTGGTCCATTGCTGTTGGTTATAGTgggaaattcttaggtactACCGGAGTATAGTGAAATGGTGCTCCCTattctcacattcatggtggggccatgaatgtgagagtctaccatgaatgtgagaggagggagcacCATTTACCATGCTCCaggagtacctaagaattactcgGTTATAGTACTATTCTTCTCGACTTAATTATTAGTCGAAGTAATAATGAAGAATCCAACCAGGCAAAAGACCATACAGGATAAGAAGATATCTTCTAGAGAGATTAtctgaatggttttttttttctttgggacCATTTGTGCTTAGTGCAGTATTACTTTGCTCCCTCAAGCAGACTTAGATTCAGTTCCAAAGCTGAGGTGTCTCGCTACCTCAAAACTCATGAAATCAGTGATCCTACACCAGAACAGATGAAAACTGAGGAAATCAGTGATCCTGAACCAGAACAGAAGAAAACTGAGGAAATCAGTAATCCTGAACCAGAACAGAAGCAAACTCAGGAAATCAGTGATCCTGAACTAGAACAAAAGAAAACTCAGGAAATCAGTGATCTTGAACCAGAACAGAAGCAAACTCAGGATATCAGTGAGTTTGAACCAGAACAGAAGCAAACTCAGGGTATCAGTGATCCTGAACAAGAACAGAAGATAAGAGGCAGTCCTAAGCAGtctggaaaaagaaaaaatgtctGTTGAGTGTTGACACAATCTGCTCTTGAtgatcttgttttttttttttttaatttattacttatcagattttattaatttggaGATGAAATCTTTGATTATTCAAGCAATCTAGGTTATAGTTGAGGAAGTTATTGCAGAAGGGTTACCTCCAGGATGGATCAAAGAAATCAAAGTAACAAAAAAGGGTCATAAGATCAGAAGAGACATGGTACTCAGCCTACTTCCTTTTTCTGGTATatcaatttgtgtgtgtgtgtgtgtgtgtttttcacAAATTTGCTTtggatatttttcaaattgtttgtgCTCTAGATATTATGAATTGCTCATCCATGGAAAAATGATACACCATTAATCAATACTAAATGTCCGCAGTTCTACACTGATCCTGTAAGTGGATATGTGTTCCGGTCTATGAAGGACGTACTTCGCTATCTTGAAACTGGGGATTTAGGAAGGCTTGCATATAAGCCAAAGGACAACAGATGCATTGATATGGAGTTGGAAGATGATAACATCTCTGTAAGTCCACTCATGATTGAATTCGCCAAGTTCATTTCTTGTCTTATCACTTGGCCAAATTCTTATCAAATGTAATATTTTGTTCTGTCAATTTAATTTAGGTTGCCTCATGGATGGTTAATATCTATGTTGAAATGATCAATTTGCCTTGTGGAAAGctgtaataatatatataaaaataaaaaataaaaaaaaattctattggTGAAAGAATTTTATTAAACTAAAGAAAACATAAGAAGGTCAAACAGAAATTACTAACTCGCAAAACTGTAAATCTGATCAAAGAAAAAGGGGGTGGGGGCGGAGGTGGGGGGACTAGAATTGCTAAACATCAAAACTAAATTTCCAGCACAGATTAAAGTTTTTGGGGAATACCAGATACTACAGCTTGAACATTCTGGACAATGATTCCTGTGACTGATTTGCCAATCTTTATTTTCAGGATATGCTATCTTATCatctttttgttcttgttttctaCACTTTGGATTTGTTCTGTTGGTTCAATACTTAAATTGTTGAGAGAGAAAGCATGTTAATTGATTATTAGCTCGATCTTTGGCAAAAAAACTGTTAAAGCCTGGAGTCTACCAATCTGCCATGTATTGCCCACTATGGTGATGTGTTGTTTACCAATTTGGGAGGTCATATGTCTACTTAGTCTATTATGATGAGGATGAAAACCACTTAAGCTTCGCATAATGTAAGACATTCAAGTCTGCCTCATGCAGGTCTGAGCATGTGAGATGTTAAGAACTAAATAGATTTGGAGGGTTTTTCATGGTTTAGATCCAACTAGTATGTTTTAACTGTTCTTACATTCTTAGCTGTAGATGGAAGGTCAAATCACTAACGACTTGATGTCTTCTTTTTGTCTCTCTTAGCCACCTGCTGTAGCAAAGAAGCAGAAATTAGCACTCGGCAGCATAGGGGAATCGATTATCTCAGATCAGAACTCGAAGTTGGATGGGATGATAAAGGATGAACAGATACTTGGCACTCAGCACCACTCTGCAGCAAAATGCATGCCACTCTCTGAACATACTGATCAGTGTAAAGTTCTAGATTTCCATCTCATTATGAGATTATTTTAGTGCTGacttatttttctcttattaatGTTCTTTCAACCCCTCTTCCTTTGGGTGGGAGATGTCTTTCAAAGTTCATGTTTTCCATGGAAAACTTCACAAATtggccaaaaaaagaaattctaatGATATGTGTTGATAACAACTTACTCAAAGTTATTAGAATGATCTGTTTAAATCAATGTCATTAGAATGCAGTTCTTTCAAAGTTGAATGCAATTGTTTAAGAAGAAATGTTGTGTGTTAAGTAGGGGCTTGGTGGAACATTTAATTGAAAGAGTTTGCATCGTATTTTAATTATCAGCAAGAAATATAGAAATAGGAAGTTGGGTCATTGGTTTTTGTTGACATTCATTACTCCATGGGACAGTACTAAGATATTGCATCTGATATTTATTCACCACATGCAGTAGGTAAGCTGTACACTGATTTTAGAAGCTCAAAATTGCTGGAAACCAAGGATTCAGAGCAGATAAAAGGGAAGAATGATTCTACTGAAAGTGCATTTGCTTCTGCTCCTGTGGTTGGATTCCTTACATCCAATCAACCATTGGAAAGAAAGGGGacaatgcatgaaaatgaaaaGACCCAACTTGAGAGGTTCaaacctaaaaacaaaaaagaatataactTGCCTCGTCGGGCTTCAAAACGACTTGCTGGGCTTGATGTTGATCCAACACTGGAACTAAAAACTAGTCGAGCCCGTCGGGTTGTTGGTAAACTGTCAGGCGAGGCAGGCGCTAGTACACCTCCTTCTTCTCCTGGTGGTATGGCTCATTGGGAATCACAGCAGCAAGGTCCGCTTAAGGCTGGGATGGAAGCAGAGATTAATTTCAGTAGTTCCAAAAGCACAAAGGTGTTGGAGGAATCCATCAACAGCAAACATACTTTTGCAGAGCATACTGGGAAGATAGAAAGAGAGACCAAGGATGACCAAAAGCAAGAATCCTCTGCTGTTTTGCCCGTAAGGAACCTAGCAATTTTGGAACATGCTGGAATAGTTGAAAAAGTGAACCAAGACAATGAGAAGCCAGATATTCCTATTGACCTGCCTTCCATGGATCTATGGTCAGATCCATGCATTCAATTTGCTATAAAAACTCTCACTGGAGTAGGTGTTGACAGTCCCAAAGGCACAGAACTGTCGCAGGTATCAAACAATAGGCAGCAAGCTAAAAAGGTTGAAACAGCAATCAATGGTGACAAGAAGCAAGGATGCACTGCTTTTTTGCCTTCCCAGGACCTAGCTATTCCTGCAGAGCATGCAGAGAAGGTTGGAAATAACTGCAAGGACTATGAGAAGCCAGGATCACCTCTCGATATGGATTTTGGTGATTTATGGAGGGACCCGTGCATAGAATTTGCTGTAAAAACTCTAACTGGTGCAATTCCAGTTGATTGTGTTCTTGATATTCAGGATTCCTTTCAGACGCAGCAAAGCTCATCACAATTTGATGCTGTGGAGAATCCTGGTTATAGACATCAAGCTCTGATAGAGCCTGTGTTACCACAAACTGGAAATGTCAGCTTGCAGAATGCAGGTACTATCCGCCACCAACAGAGTGAAGGGAGAGGCACTCGATGCCAATAGTAGGGTATCCACTTGGACTGACTTTCTTTTGTACAGGTTTGAGTTTTTGTAGAAAGACACTTCCAGGCACCTTTTTCCTTGTGCTAATTCTCCACTCTGCAGGATTATGACTTTCTGCATCTGCTTCTGTGTacttttttaagaagaaattgTCCCTAACAACTTCTAATTAGCCATAGGCTGTAGTTATCTTTAAGCATCCATCTCTGTTGGGTTTGTTTTGACAATGAGATGGTTTCAAATGCATGTATTGGACactgttttatcattttagtctGCTTCATGCTATTGGGCTTCTGTTGCCTCCAACTTTTGTACTTGTTTAAGCTGTAAGTTACCAATTAAACACAACTTGAGTTGCTCATCCAACTCCTGGTGGGTCAAGCCCCATTTAGTTGACAACTAATCCAATTGTTGAGAGGAGGTAGTTTGATGGATAAAACACTGGATCACTGTATCAGCTGAGTCATTTCTTGGACATTGTTTGTTTCATTCATGAATCAAGATTCCATTCTTTCAGTAGATGGGGTTTAATTGATGTGTGTGAATAAACACAATGGAATGATTGAATTATCAATGCAATAATGGAACAAATTATAGGGGTATACATTTCAGCTTCTTACTTTGGTCTTTGTAGGTAAAGCAAATATTTTAGCACACAGggcaaaagaagatgaaggaggaGGACCTcaaatgataaattttgtaaaatatagaatctgttatttttttgtgtatagaaaaatagtataaaatattgTCATAGGCTAAAAAGCCTAAGGTTTACAAAAACTGAACACAAATAAAATCCTTTTCAATATTAAACTGGTATATTATTTAGGATTGGTTCAGAGCCGAAAACTGACTCCATTTTTGTGCTTTGTCTTCAGTATTAGAGAGCTTTGTGACctttaacaacaacaataatgtAAGAGCCTTGTGCTTTGTCTTCAGTCTTGGACTTTCTTCTAATTAAACTTTTTTGACTAtaactatcttttttttattattattatataaatttataaactataacattacaaaaataattaatttaatttttattgcaaCTTTTACTTGACATTGTAAAGTTTTCTGTTTGGGTAAAAATACACTCTACAGTCTACACCCTACAGCTTTGATCAACTACCATTTTAGTTtactaaagttttaaaattgtcattttagttCATTATCTTTGAACAATTGCCGTTCTGGTCAGCTAAATTTAgaaattgtcatttttttttgtttaaataaataaataatctataagatgatttttaatgttaaaagtGTGAAACAACGTCATTAGGAGAATAGGAGTTAACAAGAAGtccattttttaatgaaaattgatgaaatcattaaagctatatatatatatatatacacacgcaCATTAGCGTTTGAGAATACACTCACACGCATGTTCAAagacttctatttttttgggtaaaggttaataatttacatttattttaatttagaaattttttttttaatttttcaaacaaataaaaataataaactttagagataagtaGTAActgttatttcttttttgaatgtgATTTAAATGAGAAA contains the following coding sequences:
- the LOC115959723 gene encoding methyl-CpG-binding domain-containing protein 13 isoform X1; translation: MTDQSSEDWLPTGWTVEVKVRRSGKKDKYYFAPSSRLRFSSKAEVSRYLKTHEISDPTPEQMKTEEISDPEPEQKKTEEISNPEPEQKQTQEISDPELEQKKTQEISDLEPEQKQTQDISEFEPEQKQTQGISDPEQEQKIRGSPKQSGKRKNVIVEEVIAEGLPPGWIKEIKVTKKGHKIRRDMFYTDPVSGYVFRSMKDVLRYLETGDLGRLAYKPKDNRCIDMELEDDNISPPAVAKKQKLALGSIGESIISDQNSKLDGMIKDEQILGTQHHSAAKCMPLSEHTDQLGKLYTDFRSSKLLETKDSEQIKGKNDSTESAFASAPVVGFLTSNQPLERKGTMHENEKTQLERFKPKNKKEYNLPRRASKRLAGLDVDPTLELKTSRARRVVGKLSGEAGASTPPSSPGGMAHWESQQQGPLKAGMEAEINFSSSKSTKVLEESINSKHTFAEHTGKIERETKDDQKQESSAVLPVRNLAILEHAGIVEKVNQDNEKPDIPIDLPSMDLWSDPCIQFAIKTLTGVGVDSPKGTELSQVSNNRQQAKKVETAINGDKKQGCTAFLPSQDLAIPAEHAEKVGNNCKDYEKPGSPLDMDFGDLWRDPCIEFAVKTLTGAIPVDCVLDIQDSFQTQQSSSQFDAVENPGYRHQALIEPVLPQTGNVSLQNAGTIRHQQSEGRGTRCQ
- the LOC115959723 gene encoding methyl-CpG-binding domain-containing protein 13 isoform X2; this translates as MKTEEISDPEPEQKKTEEISNPEPEQKQTQEISDPELEQKKTQEISDLEPEQKQTQDISEFEPEQKQTQGISDPEQEQKIRGSPKQSGKRKNVIVEEVIAEGLPPGWIKEIKVTKKGHKIRRDMFYTDPVSGYVFRSMKDVLRYLETGDLGRLAYKPKDNRCIDMELEDDNISPPAVAKKQKLALGSIGESIISDQNSKLDGMIKDEQILGTQHHSAAKCMPLSEHTDQLGKLYTDFRSSKLLETKDSEQIKGKNDSTESAFASAPVVGFLTSNQPLERKGTMHENEKTQLERFKPKNKKEYNLPRRASKRLAGLDVDPTLELKTSRARRVVGKLSGEAGASTPPSSPGGMAHWESQQQGPLKAGMEAEINFSSSKSTKVLEESINSKHTFAEHTGKIERETKDDQKQESSAVLPVRNLAILEHAGIVEKVNQDNEKPDIPIDLPSMDLWSDPCIQFAIKTLTGVGVDSPKGTELSQVSNNRQQAKKVETAINGDKKQGCTAFLPSQDLAIPAEHAEKVGNNCKDYEKPGSPLDMDFGDLWRDPCIEFAVKTLTGAIPVDCVLDIQDSFQTQQSSSQFDAVENPGYRHQALIEPVLPQTGNVSLQNAGTIRHQQSEGRGTRCQ